The genomic stretch CAAAAGGCATGTCTTATTTAAATTTTTTCCAATCCATCGAACTATTCTCGAGCAGGTGTTCAAAATCGTTATCCAGGCGTTTTTGTTCTGCTTTTTTCTTCTCTTCTGCAATACGTTTGGCCTCTTCCTGACGAGCAGCTTCGGCTGCTTTGATCTCGGATGCCTGTGCGTTAAGCTTCCCAAGAACTTCTTCACTAAGCAAATCTTTTAGTGTGGCTGCACTTCCTTCTTGAGCAGAAGACCGCTGTGCAGACTGTGAAGGTCTGGATCCATTCTTTTTCTTCACCATGACGATCCCTCCATTTCGCTTCTGTAAAAAGTATAACAGGAATCGTAAGGTGTTGAAACTGATTCTTGGTTGAAATCTACACCCTTTCTTTACGAAAGCATAGTCTAAAAAAGAGAACAGAGGAATAGTTATAAGAAATAATGATAGCGCTTTCTTTAAATTGGTGTAAAATATAGAAACAACAAGAGAAGACAGAGTATACAGCTTATTTTGAATACCGATACTACGACTAATTAAACAGTGAAGGGGTCGTTGATATTGGAAGTGAATAATACACAGCTATTAAAAGGGTTAATGTGGGGCACCATTCTCAGTATACCGCTCTGGATCTCGATTATGGGTTGGGTTCGCATCTTGTTTTAAAAATATTTGTTTTCTCGTGTAACACATACATCACATGGTTTAAAAAAAGACCGGCAAGCATAGAGAAGGGGACGAACCCCATTCATGCCTGTCGGTCTTTTCCTTATTGAATCTTTTCCGGTTCCGGATAATCTACACCCAGCGTATCTACGGTTACTTTGGTCATAACCGGCGGATTTTCGGGCCGATCTTTTTTTACCGTTTTCAGATTTGCGATTTCATCAACCACATCCATACCTTCGATTACTTTACCAAAACTAGCATAAATATCATCCAAATGCGCGGAATCAGCTTGTACGATAAAGAACTGGGATCCTGCAGAATCCAGATCATTCCCACGAGCCATCGAAATGACGCCGCGGGTATGAAGCAGGTGGTTCTTCACTCCGTTACTTGTGAATTCACCTTTGATACTATAGCCGGGGCCGCCAGAACCCGTACCTTCCGGATCTCCGCCTTGAATCATAAAGTTTGGAATCACACGGTGAAAGATCGTACCGTCATAAAATCCGCTGTTAGCCAGCGAGATAAAATTGTTCACTGTATTAGGAGCTACCTCCGGATACAACTCTAAGACGATCTTTTTACCATTATCCAGTTCAATGGTTGCCACCGGATGCGAAGCATCTGCGTTTGGAATGCCAATGCCTCCGAATTCAAGCTCATCATTTTGCGCTTCATCTTGTCCACAACCCGCAAGTACAAGCAGAAGGGCGGAAACAATAAATAGAAGTTTGAAACCTTTTGATTTGACGAACATACAAGCTCCTCCTTGATTCATGTCGAATAGGATTATCATACCCCAAAACTGGACACACAGGAAAGAACCCTATCTGAATGGAAAGGGTTCTTTTCTCTCATTTTACTATTTTAGGAACAAAACAGTAACCAGATGTAAGATATTCGTTTATACTATTTAAAAGAATCATTTTCATCATACCTTTAAATAGTTACCAAGAAACTTTTAGAAACAAGCTCTGGTTTTAGGTTTGATCCGGATTTCCGACTCCATTAATGAGATCGGTTCCATGCATGGCATCAGGATCAGGAGATACGGGATCGATGGGACTGTCTTTTGCAATCTCATCTGCATCGGGTACAGCTGCAAGATCCGGCTCGGATGAACGAAGAAGCTCTTCATTTGGAGTATTAGCATCTGCTTCCCAGGTGTCATCTGCTGCAGAAATAGGACGCAGATCCTGCATAATCCCTTGCTCAGCTGTCTCTGCATCTGCTGGGTGCGTATCTTCGTCAAGACTGATCGTCTGCTCGGTATACGTATTCACATAATTCAGATCATCTTCTGGTATCATATCCATATTTTCAGTCTCTTGGTTTAACGTTTTATATCGATCATAAGCAAAATCGGCTTCGCTTGTTTTAGGTCTATTATCCATCAAGAATTCTCCTTTCTGATGCTGATGTTATATACTGTCCTTTTAGAACATAGGGAATACATATTTTACGAGGAAATACAGTAGTCCAAAGAAAATAATGATGTAAGCCGCATACTTGATGAAGGTGGATGCTACTAAACTTGAATCGGATTTTTTCTGAACATCTCTTCGTTCAACCTCTACATTCCGATGTGATTCATTCATTTTCGTCTCCTCCTTATCTTCTCATAACCTATGCTCATAGTTTGTTCTTGCCCATTCTTAAACCGATTTGAGGGAGCTTGAATCAGAGGAAGAACAGAGGTAATGATGTAAAGAGAAATATGTACGGAGAAAGGGAGAATTGATTAATGGAGTGGTTTACTT from Paenibacillus polygoni encodes the following:
- a CDS encoding peptidylprolyl isomerase, with translation MFVKSKGFKLLFIVSALLLVLAGCGQDEAQNDELEFGGIGIPNADASHPVATIELDNGKKIVLELYPEVAPNTVNNFISLANSGFYDGTIFHRVIPNFMIQGGDPEGTGSGGPGYSIKGEFTSNGVKNHLLHTRGVISMARGNDLDSAGSQFFIVQADSAHLDDIYASFGKVIEGMDVVDEIANLKTVKKDRPENPPVMTKVTVDTLGVDYPEPEKIQ
- a CDS encoding YqkE family protein; its protein translation is MVKKKNGSRPSQSAQRSSAQEGSAATLKDLLSEEVLGKLNAQASEIKAAEAARQEEAKRIAEEKKKAEQKRLDNDFEHLLENSSMDWKKFK